The sequence below is a genomic window from Syntrophales bacterium.
TTTAAGTTACTTGGAAGTCGGAGTTTCCCCGCAACTTGTTGCGGGGAGCTTCAATATGCCCGCAGTAAACTACTGTCGTGTCAATCAAGAAATGTCATTTCGACCGCAGGGAGAAATCTAAGATTTCTCAGTCGTGAAGACTCCTTCGAAATGACAGAGTATCGTTGACATTCTACAGGGAATATGCTTTCTTTGCATTTTTAATTTTTTCATTAAGACCCGGGTTAACATGATAATCATCGCAGAAAAAACACTGTCCTGCCGGTTTTCGGCAAGCTTTTTGCGTCTTCTCTTCAATCATCCCTGCCTAAAAACGGTAATGTTTCCTTCTTTCTGTAAACAAGTGCCTGACAGACCGCAATCAGATCTCCTTTAGTGTCCGTAACCTTGATAGAATAATTTCCAGTCCGCAAAGTCTTACTGACTTCCGTTGCCTCTGCCCTTAAAGTGTCCCCGGTACGCGGAGCCGATATATATGTAACATTCATATTCAGGGCAAAAGCCACCGTGCCGTGTGAGTTTGAAGCCGTTTCAAAGGCTTCATCCATCAAAGAAAAAATGGCTCCTCCGTGGGTCATGCCGAAGATATTTTCCATCTCCTTTGTAAGTTTCATCTCAACAACGGAATAGCCCTTGCTAACTTCTATCAATTTCATGCCGAGCTTCTTGGCAAAAGGTTCTTTTTTAACCCTTGCGTGAATCGCCTTGTAGATATCCTGACTCACCTTTTAAAATTCCTCTTTTCGTTTAGCATCAGGACTCGCTCTTCCATTTTTACCGGATTTGTAAGTTCCCCTATTTTTTCAATATTTACGGTAATAACATCACCTTCTTTCAGGAAGACGGGCGGCTCCCTGGTAAAACCCACTCCCTCAGGAGTTCCCGTCAAAATAACAGTGCCGGGAAGCAGTGTCATAGACCTGCTGAGATCGCTCACAATAGTCCGGACATCAAAAATCATATCGGAAGTGTTGGAATCCTGCAATACCTTTCTGTTAAGAATGGCACGGATGCGAAGATTGTCCGGATCCGGAATTTCGTCACGGGTCACAATATATGGGCCGAGCGGACAGAACGTATCGAAGCTCTTACCGCGTGCCCATTGCTTTTTCTGCTTGTGAATCTGCCAGTCTCGAGCGCTGATATCATTGGCACAGGTGTACCCGAGTATATAATGCATGGCATCCTGAGGGGATACGTTTTTTGTTGTTTTGCCGATGATAATGGCGAGTTCCGCTTCATAATCAACCTCATCGGGCCCTGCCTTGGGAAGGATGATAGGTGATCCGGGACCGATAACGGTGTTCGTGGTTTTTATAAATATTACGGGAATATCGGGATGTTCCATGCCGGTTTCATCGGCATGCCTGCGGTAGTTAAGTCCCATTGCCAGAACATTGGGCGGGGAAATCGGCGGGAGAATTTTCTTTATTTTCGCCAATTCAGACGTTGCATTAAACAAACCGAAAATATCCCCTTCAATAATACATGCCCGGCCCGGCTGGTGTTGATCAAAAACCCCGTATAATTCACGGCCGTCTTCAGAAAGAAAGTGTATAATTTTCACCTGTCTCCTCCAGAATTTTCTAATATCAGATTTTTATGACAAACTCTACCATTGACTCCATTCAACAAAAAACATTTTTCTTATCTTGAACATGGAATAAATTTACGATATCTTCCACCTAAAAATCTGGAAGAGAAGAAAGCAAAATGGGAGAAATAAAAAGCACCTTAGACATCATCATGGAAAAGACAAAAAACCTGACCATGACAGAAGCGGAAAAGGAAGACCTGCGGCGGACGGAGCTGGCGGCGAAAGTAAAAGGATGGGTTCTAAAATATATAGACAACCGGATAAATCAGGAAACCCTCAAATCAGAGCTGACAAAAGAAGGGCAAGACAACCATTCCACGCTTTTAAAGCTTCTGAAGAAGGAATTACTGGAAAGTCTGCAGATGGATGATGATAATGTAAAAACATTGGAACTGATGAAAGATATCTTGAACATCAAAAAAGATCCATTTGTAAATATTATAAAGGATTTCCAGAAGGAAGCCGCCTTTGAAAAATCAAAAAGACTTGGAAACATTAAAAATTTATTAACGAAAAGACGTGTCTTCGGTTCAGCCGTTATTCCAAACCTGACACTTGATGAAAGCTGGGATACCTACTATCAAGAGTTAGAAGCGGAGTACAAAAAAAGATTGCAAGCGGTTACAGATAATTGAACCAATAGTTTTCAACCATCTGGAAATTGGCCTGGACCGCCTCGGCACCGACCACTATCTCTCCATGTCCGGGCAGCAGATATTCTACATCGAGTTTCGAGATACTTTTAATACTTTCTTTTAAAAGCTTGCTGTCTCCACCCGGGAGATCAGTCCGGCCGATTCCCCGATTGAAAATCACGTCACCGGTAAACAGTGCCTTCTGCTCAGGCCAGTAAAGGCACACTGAACCGGGAGAATGTCCGGGGGTAACAATGACCTGAAACGAGTTGTCGCCAATCGTCAGATCCCCCTCTCCCAGGAAAAAATCCGGTTCCGGAATCTTGAAGTAATTACCGGCAATATCTTTAATAAACTTGTACTCTAATTGGCTCATCGCAAAAAGAGCAGGTTTTTCAAACTGTTGTGCCGCCTCTATATGATCGGGATGCCCGTGGGTCGTAATGACCACATCGATATGATCCAGGGAAAGATGTAACTCAGCAAGCCCTTCACCGACATTGGCAAAATAATTCAGGTGCCCGGGATCGATTATTATTTTTTTTGAACCGTCAATTAAATATGTATTGCAGTTATTGGCTGCAGGATTACGCCACATAAAGGCATGGAGGCCGTTTGTTACGTGCATAAAGTCTTCTCCTGTCAATAGAATGCAGGGCTTTAGCCCTGCAAGTGTTGCAGCCTTAAAGGGCTGCGCTGCATTTTCGCAATTTGAAGCTCCCCGCCGCAAGCAGCGGGGAACGAAGTAATTCGAAGAATGAAGAATAATGCGCTCGCTGTTCAGTTCAGCCTAACCCGAGACTTTCATCAGTTTTAAAATGTTGCTGGAAACAACATTTCGGTAATCTTTTTCATCGAGTTTCAAGCTTTTCACCTTGGTCAATTCATTATGAGGGGAATTGAAGGGGAAATCACTTCCAAAAAGAAGTCTTTCACTACCATACTTCTCTAAAAAAACAGACATTTCTCGCGTAGAAGCAAGAGCCGTGTCGGCATAAATCGTTTCATTGTCCCAGATTCCCGAATTCAATAATGCAGAAAATCCTCCATTTAAACCGCCCAGATGGGGAATAATAATCGGTGTCTGCCCCGCCACTCTGTTAACAAAATATGTTGTATTTTCAAAAGATTCCTCCAGAACAACAGGCAACTGAAGGCGATATACCTCCTGCAGAAAATCCTCGCACCTCGGATCATCGTAATGATAAACCGGTTCATGTTCATGACGATGCCATTTAACCCCTTTATATCCCTTCATCAATTCTTTCTTTCTGAAATCGTTCCAGACAAAAAAGTATGCAAATATATCTTCGTTCGACCTTTGGATGTCCAGCAGATACCTGTTAGCACGCTGCCGGCAGGCTATCCAGGAGTAATTATCCTCAAAATGGTAATCATAACGGTCATAGATGTCCTCTACTGGAGCGTAAAAGCAGGCCCCTTGAATATTCCCTTCAGCAAGATATCCCTTAATGAGTTCAAAGGGCAGGTTTACATTCTCAACGCCACAGTGGATGTGTGAATCAATAACTTTCATTAAATCTCCCTTTCGTTTACCAGTCTTTTAATCCTCTCCAGCTCTTCCGGCGTATCCACCTCAACAGAATCATACGGCGTCTCAACCACCTTGATTCTGTATCCATGTTCCATCGCCCTCAACTGCTCCAGGGCCTCCAGCCTCTCAAGATACCCCTCCTCCAAACGAGTGAAAGTCATCAGAAAAGACTTCCTGTATGCATAGATACCGTGATGCTTATAATAAGGAACTTCTGAATCGCTTTTTCTTACATAAGGAATGGTAGCCCTGGAAAAATAGATGGCAAATTTATCCTTGTCAAAAACTACCTTCACTGCATTGGGGTGAGTTATCTCCTCCTTCCTTTTTATCCTGTATATGAGAGTGCTCATATCAACGGAAGGATCTTCAAGAAGCGGTCCTGCCACTTCGTCTATCTGTATGGGTTCAAAAATTGGCTGATCGCCCTGAATGTTTACAACAATATCGGTATCTTCAATATTGTCGATGGTTGAGACGGCCTCGGCAATTCTATCCGTTCCGGTTCTGTGTTCAGGCGATGTCATAATAACATTGCCCCCAAATTTTTGAACCACCGCAAAGATTCCCTCATCATCCGTAGCCACGGCAGCATACGATACGGTAGCCGACTTCAGGACCCTTTCATAGACATGCTGTATCATCGGCTTACCGCAAATATCTGCCAGGGGCTTTCCTTCAAACCTTGAGGACTTGTACCTCGCTGGAATTATACATATTATCTTCATTATAGAATCTGGTCATTCTTCTCCAGGTAATTAACAACATAATCATGAACCGCATCTTCGAGTGACTGAAAAGAAACGGAACAACCTGTTGCGTGAAGCTTTTCCATCTTCGCTTCGGTGAAATACTGGTATTGATCACGAATCGCCCCCGGCATCTCGACATAGTCAATCTGCGGATCACGGCCCATCGCTGAAAAAACCGCAGTAACAAGGTCATTCCATGTCCGGGCACGACCTGTCCCCAGATTAAAAAGCCCGTTTACCTCCCGCTTTCCAAGCAGCCACCAAAGGACTTCAACGCAATCTTTTATATAGATAAAATCACGTATCTGCTCCCCGTCGTTATATTCAGGCCTGTAGGACTTAAAAAGCCGGCCCGTGCCCGTTTTGGCTATCTGGTGGTATGCTTTATACACGACGCTCTTCATGTCCCCCTTATGGTACTCATTCGGCCCGAAGACATTAAAGAATTTAACGCCGGCAAATTTATGGTGAAATTTATTCCGGAGGACCCAGAGATCAAAAAGCTGTTTGGAATAACCGTACATATTAATTGGACGAAGTGATAAAGTCATATCGTCATCATCTGAAAATCCTTTTGCCCCATCTCCATAAGTTGCCGCACTGCTTGCGTAGACAAAACGGATACCCTTTTTCATTGCCCACTCGGCAAGTGTGCGGCTGTAATGGTAATTGTTCTCCATCAGATAGTCCGCATCACGTTCAGTGGTAGAAGAGCACGCCCCCATGTGGACGACTCCCCTAACATTGAAAGGAACCCTGTCTTCACATACCATCTCAAGGAAATCGTCTTTGTGAAAATAATCGACAAAGTGTCCGTTAACCAGGTTTTTCCACTTGTCTGTTGTCCCGAGCCTATCCACAATAATAATATTATCGATCCCCTCGGAATTGAGCTTCCAGACAAAGGCACTACCTATAAATCCGGCACCTCCGGTAACTATAAGCATCGGTGTTTTCTCCTAAACTACCAACAATGTAGAGCAAGGCTTCAGCCTTGCATTAACACGGCAGCCCTGAAGGGCTGCACTACTCCTTTATACCCAACTCCTAAACAGAAATTCCCGTATGCTTTCCGCGGCTTTTTCAATCCCGCTTAGAATACCAGCCATCTTTTCCTCTGACATCTTTACGGAAATCGCCATAAAAAGTGTCCTGCCGAATATATCTTCCGCCCGGGGGATAGCCGCTGTACTATAGTCGATCTTTCCCTTATACATCGGATTGGCAAAAGGGTACTTTTTTGAGTTCGCCGTGGATTGAGCAAGAAAATGCTCCCAGTTGGGAACATAATGCCACAGATTCTCCTTAAAGAGGACAGTGTCAATACCCTCATTGCTCAAGGCCTTTTGAAACTTCTTTGTTATTTCGGCCTCGGGGAAATTGAACGCAAGAAAGGTAGCCGTATCTCCTTCGGGATCCGGAATCTCCCTGAATTTCACACCTTTAATCTTTCCAATGGCCTCCTTGATTCTGGCCTTGTTTTTCTTCTGTTCAGCTATCACATATTCCAGCTTTCCGAGCTGTGCCAGTCCCAATGCGCCCTGGAGTTCACCCATCCGGTAATTAAAGCCGAGGATGCTTCTCCCCTCCATCGCCCTGCCTACGTTCGGGTTATGGTCATGTCCGTGGTCGTGATACTCGTCGGCACGACCGTAGAGGGCTTTATTGTCCGTCAAAATCATGCCCCCCTCACCGGTAGTTATCGTTTTTACATAATCAAAGCTGAATATCCCCATGTCTCCAAATGTCCCGAGCTTCTTTCCCTTGTAGCTACCGCCGCAGCCCTGAGCATTATCCTCAAGAACCATAAGGTTGTTTTTCCTTGCAACGTCAACAATCTTGTCGATCCGTGCAGGCGCTCCGCACATGTGGACAGGGATGACCGCCTTCGTATAGGGTGTCATCTTCGCCTGAATATCATCGGGATCCAGGTTAAGCGATTCATCA
It includes:
- the kdsB gene encoding 3-deoxy-manno-octulosonate cytidylyltransferase is translated as MKIICIIPARYKSSRFEGKPLADICGKPMIQHVYERVLKSATVSYAAVATDDEGIFAVVQKFGGNVIMTSPEHRTGTDRIAEAVSTIDNIEDTDIVVNIQGDQPIFEPIQIDEVAGPLLEDPSVDMSTLIYRIKRKEEITHPNAVKVVFDKDKFAIYFSRATIPYVRKSDSEVPYYKHHGIYAYRKSFLMTFTRLEEGYLERLEALEQLRAMEHGYRIKVVETPYDSVEVDTPEELERIKRLVNEREI
- the rfaD gene encoding ADP-glyceromanno-heptose 6-epimerase, which gives rise to MLIVTGGAGFIGSAFVWKLNSEGIDNIIIVDRLGTTDKWKNLVNGHFVDYFHKDDFLEMVCEDRVPFNVRGVVHMGACSSTTERDADYLMENNYHYSRTLAEWAMKKGIRFVYASSAATYGDGAKGFSDDDDMTLSLRPINMYGYSKQLFDLWVLRNKFHHKFAGVKFFNVFGPNEYHKGDMKSVVYKAYHQIAKTGTGRLFKSYRPEYNDGEQIRDFIYIKDCVEVLWWLLGKREVNGLFNLGTGRARTWNDLVTAVFSAMGRDPQIDYVEMPGAIRDQYQYFTEAKMEKLHATGCSVSFQSLEDAVHDYVVNYLEKNDQIL
- a CDS encoding DegT/DnrJ/EryC1/StrS family aminotransferase yields the protein MAGAEVIGKEEIKEVMDVLETGVLFRYGFDKERKGIFKVREFEEAFAKYCGAGYALGVSSGSAALKVALAAMGVGPGDEVIVPVFTFVATYEAVLEVGAIPVMADVDESLNLDPDDIQAKMTPYTKAVIPVHMCGAPARIDKIVDVARKNNLMVLEDNAQGCGGSYKGKKLGTFGDMGIFSFDYVKTITTGEGGMILTDNKALYGRADEYHDHGHDHNPNVGRAMEGRSILGFNYRMGELQGALGLAQLGKLEYVIAEQKKNKARIKEAIGKIKGVKFREIPDPEGDTATFLAFNFPEAEITKKFQKALSNEGIDTVLFKENLWHYVPNWEHFLAQSTANSKKYPFANPMYKGKIDYSTAAIPRAEDIFGRTLFMAISVKMSEEKMAGILSGIEKAAESIREFLFRSWV
- a CDS encoding hotdog fold thioesterase produces the protein MSQDIYKAIHARVKKEPFAKKLGMKLIEVSKGYSVVEMKLTKEMENIFGMTHGGAIFSLMDEAFETASNSHGTVAFALNMNVTYISAPRTGDTLRAEATEVSKTLRTGNYSIKVTDTKGDLIAVCQALVYRKKETLPFLGRDD
- a CDS encoding MBL fold metallo-hydrolase, whose translation is MHVTNGLHAFMWRNPAANNCNTYLIDGSKKIIIDPGHLNYFANVGEGLAELHLSLDHIDVVITTHGHPDHIEAAQQFEKPALFAMSQLEYKFIKDIAGNYFKIPEPDFFLGEGDLTIGDNSFQVIVTPGHSPGSVCLYWPEQKALFTGDVIFNRGIGRTDLPGGDSKLLKESIKSISKLDVEYLLPGHGEIVVGAEAVQANFQMVENYWFNYL
- a CDS encoding fumarylacetoacetate hydrolase family protein, translating into MKIIHFLSEDGRELYGVFDQHQPGRACIIEGDIFGLFNATSELAKIKKILPPISPPNVLAMGLNYRRHADETGMEHPDIPVIFIKTTNTVIGPGSPIILPKAGPDEVDYEAELAIIIGKTTKNVSPQDAMHYILGYTCANDISARDWQIHKQKKQWARGKSFDTFCPLGPYIVTRDEIPDPDNLRIRAILNRKVLQDSNTSDMIFDVRTIVSDLSRSMTLLPGTVILTGTPEGVGFTREPPVFLKEGDVITVNIEKIGELTNPVKMEERVLMLNEKRNFKR
- a CDS encoding amidohydrolase family protein, with the translated sequence MKVIDSHIHCGVENVNLPFELIKGYLAEGNIQGACFYAPVEDIYDRYDYHFEDNYSWIACRQRANRYLLDIQRSNEDIFAYFFVWNDFRKKELMKGYKGVKWHRHEHEPVYHYDDPRCEDFLQEVYRLQLPVVLEESFENTTYFVNRVAGQTPIIIPHLGGLNGGFSALLNSGIWDNETIYADTALASTREMSVFLEKYGSERLLFGSDFPFNSPHNELTKVKSLKLDEKDYRNVVSSNILKLMKVSG